In a single window of the Helicobacter felis ATCC 49179 genome:
- a CDS encoding methyltransferase domain-containing protein — MQVKTIRHSFNKAAKTYARYARVQQRVIQHLLKECSPGFYERILDLGCGEGGVLRELENFKISTAEFIGVDKALGMLQEHPREGVGAHRVRLVHADFEQVDLSASLCIAASSLQWAQNLEKLCAQLAKHCDHIALALHTNASLKELHTFLGTPSPLRSKAEILKILQTHFAGFQSKIWIEKFQENFNTRAEFLAHLKHTGLLGGGLDFKRAKALRLHAPYTLLSYEVVMLVGQSKKGH, encoded by the coding sequence ATGCAAGTTAAAACCATCCGCCATTCTTTTAACAAAGCCGCCAAAACTTACGCCCGTTATGCCCGCGTGCAACAGCGCGTGATCCAACACCTTTTAAAAGAATGCTCTCCGGGATTTTATGAACGCATTCTTGATTTGGGCTGTGGAGAGGGGGGGGTTTTAAGGGAGTTGGAAAACTTTAAGATCAGCACAGCGGAGTTTATCGGGGTGGATAAGGCTTTGGGGATGTTGCAAGAACACCCGCGTGAGGGTGTGGGGGCGCATCGCGTGCGCTTAGTGCATGCAGATTTTGAACAGGTGGATTTGAGCGCTAGCCTTTGTATTGCTGCCTCCTCTCTGCAATGGGCGCAAAATCTTGAAAAACTTTGCGCGCAGTTGGCTAAACACTGCGATCATATCGCCCTCGCGCTCCACACCAACGCCAGTTTAAAAGAGCTTCATACCTTTTTAGGCACGCCCTCCCCGCTTAGAAGCAAGGCAGAGATTTTAAAAATCCTCCAAACACATTTTGCAGGTTTTCAATCCAAAATATGGATAGAAAAATTTCAAGAAAATTTTAACACGCGCGCAGAGTTTTTAGCCCACCTCAAGCACACGGGGCTATTAGGGGGGGGCTTGGATTTCAAGCGCGCCAAAGCGTTAAGATTGCACGCCCCCTACACTTTGCTAAGTTATGAAGTGGTCATGCTGGTAGGACAATCAAAGAAAGGACATTAA
- a CDS encoding flagellar hook-basal body complex protein: MNDTILNAYSGIKTHQFGIDSVSNNIANINTVGYRRNDPEFKSLFASHLNTLGGNTVTANDRNYGAAAGGNAISSKDGEYMPSDSDFNMAYQGSGWFIVGPNKNGSMQINKDGYQQAQENFYTRDGNFLRDADGYIVNSHGYYVYGVDLHKIKNGVLTAGNKEEEDKALKSGKLSTLYLPKDIQYQPVQTTKLNISLNLNAKNHVRPAEEYLLDDNGEVIQDRFLNQDANALANDDNEPLDLAMHRELEIMIVKGDLAQDTVFKYGTGGPEKNEFRTLGDLKNLLKSKLNLDLTIGKSDPTETKSALFLQIKNPSDPTATLAIRGPMAEKLGWTANGMFLKKNETRDSVGVRIPFYSTTAEIYDKGGQKYLLKSDFFMNSSKDPADPKTQEKWDVESSIIEVRDRTPITTKPVRQSVTFDKEGKMHANPVTLDFKGSPLTYSIDKSDDYTSSDVPYDDSKIYQISQDGKPKGLLANMRIDDDGVIHLIFTNGALETMGRVGIATFINDQGLKKVGSNLFDIQNATVNGRAAPLSGNPIIGWDRDDGKLKFGKVMHKYLETSNVNAGHSLTNLILMQRGYSMNAKAFTTGDDLIKEAINLKR, encoded by the coding sequence ATGAATGACACCATTCTTAACGCCTATTCAGGGATCAAGACCCACCAATTTGGAATTGATAGCGTTTCTAACAACATCGCTAACATCAACACCGTGGGCTATCGCCGCAACGATCCGGAATTTAAATCCCTCTTTGCCTCGCATTTAAACACACTGGGAGGCAACACGGTTACAGCCAACGATCGCAACTATGGGGCTGCAGCGGGAGGAAATGCCATTTCTAGCAAGGATGGGGAGTATATGCCCAGCGACTCGGATTTTAATATGGCGTATCAGGGGAGCGGATGGTTCATTGTAGGACCTAATAAAAATGGGAGCATGCAAATTAATAAAGATGGCTACCAGCAGGCTCAAGAGAATTTTTACACCCGCGATGGCAATTTTTTACGCGATGCGGATGGTTACATTGTCAATTCACATGGTTATTATGTTTATGGGGTGGATTTGCATAAAATCAAAAATGGGGTGTTGACAGCTGGCAATAAGGAGGAGGAGGACAAAGCCCTTAAGAGTGGCAAATTGAGCACGCTCTACCTCCCCAAAGACATCCAATACCAACCCGTGCAAACCACCAAGCTAAACATTAGCTTGAATTTGAACGCTAAAAACCATGTGCGCCCCGCTGAGGAATATCTTTTAGATGACAATGGAGAAGTCATTCAAGATCGCTTTTTAAATCAGGACGCTAACGCTTTGGCCAATGACGATAACGAGCCTTTGGATTTAGCCATGCACAGAGAATTAGAAATTATGATCGTTAAGGGCGATTTAGCTCAGGACACGGTGTTTAAATATGGCACGGGTGGACCTGAAAAAAATGAATTCCGCACTTTGGGCGATTTAAAAAATCTGCTGAAAAGCAAGCTCAATTTGGATTTAACCATTGGCAAGAGCGACCCAACAGAGACAAAATCTGCCCTATTTTTGCAAATCAAAAACCCTAGCGATCCGACTGCCACTTTGGCTATCCGTGGACCTATGGCTGAAAAATTAGGCTGGACAGCTAACGGGATGTTTCTTAAAAAGAATGAAACTCGGGATTCTGTAGGAGTTCGTATCCCCTTTTATAGCACCACGGCTGAGATTTATGACAAGGGAGGGCAAAAATACCTGCTCAAGAGCGATTTTTTTATGAATAGTTCCAAAGACCCCGCCGATCCCAAAACACAGGAAAAATGGGATGTGGAGAGTTCGATTATTGAGGTGCGCGATAGAACCCCTATCACGACAAAGCCGGTTAGACAGAGCGTAACCTTTGATAAAGAGGGCAAAATGCACGCCAACCCAGTAACCCTAGATTTTAAGGGATCGCCACTGACTTACTCCATTGATAAGAGCGATGACTACACTTCTAGTGATGTGCCCTATGATGATTCTAAAATCTATCAAATCTCTCAAGATGGTAAGCCTAAGGGGCTTTTAGCCAATATGCGTATTGATGATGATGGGGTGATTCATCTCATTTTTACCAATGGCGCGTTGGAGACGATGGGACGTGTGGGGATCGCAACCTTTATCAATGATCAAGGGCTTAAAAAAGTGGGGAGTAATCTCTTTGACATTCAAAACGCCACGGTGAATGGGCGCGCCGCCCCTTTAAGCGGAAACCCGATTATTGGCTGGGATCGCGATGATGGCAAGCTCAAATTTGGCAAGGTGATGCACAAATACCTAGAAACGAGCAATGTCAATGCCGGGCACTCCCTGACTAATTTAATTTTAATGCAACGCGGCTACTCGATGAACGCCAAAGCTTTTACAACGGGCGATGATCTTATTAAAGAGGCGATTAATTTAAAAAGGTAG
- a CDS encoding extracellular solute-binding protein: protein MKLLLILLALAFSSLQATPYIALGQESKYKDHFTHFDYADPNAPKGGTLRDYALGTFDSLNPFLLKGTKASGLELVYDTLLVQSLDEPYAEYPLIANDIEVAKDHSYVIFGIDKRARFSDGVPILATDVKFSFDTLMQKGSPVLRQYYGDVQEAVVLDPYHVKFVFKDKTNTELPLILGQLQVIPKHFFEKHSFSDPLLIPVSSGPYVVSSFKVGKQITYTRNKNYWARDLPAIKGQYNFDRIVYEYYKDDSVALQAFLSGAYDWRFENTAKVWARGYVGKAIKQGKIHMKAFAHSLPAGMQGFFMNTRKPLFKNIKVREALFYAFDFEWANKNLFFSQYKRTNSYFANSVFASEGLPQGAELKILDRYRPQLEAYNPRIFTQAYTIPRTDGARKVGENLRENLKYAQKLLHDAGYIVEHNQLINAKTRAPFEFTLLLKSQGLERLALAYARNLKILGITMHVQKVDLSQYTNRLKKFDYDMIVGVIGQSLFPGNEQRYYWGSSSADLAGSRNYAGISNPVIDALIASLINAPDRQSQINFVRALDRVLLWGFYVVPQLYSSSFHIAFWDKIGMPKISPPYGFSPMLWWDKTLQKGH from the coding sequence GTGAAATTGCTCCTTATTCTGCTTGCCCTAGCTTTTTCTAGTCTGCAAGCCACCCCCTACATCGCGCTAGGTCAAGAATCCAAATACAAGGACCACTTCACCCATTTTGATTATGCTGACCCCAACGCGCCCAAAGGGGGCACTTTAAGAGACTATGCGCTAGGGACCTTTGATAGCCTCAACCCCTTTTTACTCAAGGGCACAAAGGCTAGCGGTTTAGAATTAGTCTATGACACCTTATTAGTCCAAAGTTTGGACGAACCCTACGCAGAATACCCCCTCATTGCCAATGATATTGAAGTGGCTAAGGATCATAGCTATGTGATCTTTGGGATCGACAAGCGGGCTAGATTTAGCGATGGTGTGCCCATTTTGGCTACAGATGTCAAATTCAGTTTTGACACTCTCATGCAAAAGGGGAGTCCGGTTCTTAGACAATACTATGGCGATGTGCAAGAGGCGGTTGTGCTTGATCCCTACCATGTCAAATTTGTTTTTAAAGACAAGACTAACACAGAACTCCCCTTGATCTTAGGGCAATTACAAGTCATTCCCAAACATTTTTTTGAAAAACATAGTTTTAGCGACCCCCTGCTCATTCCAGTTTCTAGCGGACCTTATGTAGTCAGCTCTTTTAAAGTGGGCAAGCAAATCACCTACACGCGCAACAAAAATTATTGGGCGCGCGATTTGCCCGCCATCAAGGGGCAGTATAATTTTGATCGCATTGTCTATGAATACTACAAGGACGACTCAGTAGCCCTGCAAGCCTTTTTAAGCGGAGCTTATGATTGGCGTTTTGAGAACACGGCAAAAGTGTGGGCAAGGGGCTATGTGGGCAAGGCTATTAAACAGGGCAAGATTCACATGAAAGCTTTTGCGCACTCTTTGCCCGCTGGCATGCAAGGGTTTTTTATGAACACCCGCAAGCCCCTTTTTAAAAATATCAAGGTGCGCGAAGCCTTGTTTTACGCCTTTGATTTTGAATGGGCGAATAAAAACCTCTTTTTTTCTCAGTATAAGCGCACCAATAGTTATTTTGCTAACTCTGTTTTTGCCTCTGAGGGCCTTCCACAAGGCGCAGAACTTAAAATTTTAGATCGCTACCGCCCACAGCTAGAAGCTTATAACCCTAGAATTTTTACCCAAGCCTACACCATTCCGCGCACAGATGGGGCACGCAAAGTGGGGGAAAATCTGCGCGAAAATCTCAAATACGCCCAAAAACTTCTGCATGATGCCGGCTATATTGTGGAGCATAACCAACTCATCAATGCTAAAACCCGCGCACCCTTTGAGTTCACACTCTTGCTCAAAAGTCAGGGGCTAGAGCGCCTAGCCCTAGCTTATGCACGCAATCTTAAAATTCTAGGAATCACCATGCATGTGCAAAAGGTGGATTTGAGCCAATACACCAACCGGCTTAAAAAATTTGATTATGATATGATTGTAGGAGTGATCGGGCAGTCTTTATTCCCGGGCAATGAGCAACGCTATTACTGGGGCAGTAGTAGTGCGGATCTAGCAGGGAGTCGCAATTATGCCGGGATTTCTAATCCAGTCATTGATGCCTTGATTGCATCTCTGATTAACGCGCCAGATAGGCAGAGTCAGATTAACTTTGTGCGCGCGCTCGATCGGGTCTTGCTTTGGGGCTTTTATGTCGTGCCTCAGCTTTATAGTTCGAGTTTTCATATTGCCTTTTGGGATAAAATTGGTATGCCCAAGATTTCGCCCCCTTATGGCTTTTCACCCATGCTGTGGTGGGATAAGACTTTGCAAAAAGGACATTGA
- the pyrE gene encoding orotate phosphoribosyltransferase has protein sequence MDIQSIYKSCGALLEGHFLLSSGNHSNFYLQSAKVLEDPKLAQQLAQALAKEILKAEVCVDSVCSPALGGILAGYELARALGVRFIFTERVNGVMTLRRGFEVSAQERILICEDIVTTGGSALEAMQCVESLGAQVIAFASLANRGICARYGTQNTSKATCKLPTHLPFFSLADFDFAMYAPNSCPLCATSKPVKPGSRGNEK, from the coding sequence ATGGATATTCAAAGCATTTATAAAAGTTGTGGCGCGCTCTTAGAGGGGCATTTTCTCTTAAGCAGTGGCAACCATTCTAATTTTTATCTGCAGTCAGCCAAGGTGCTTGAAGACCCCAAATTAGCCCAACAACTTGCCCAAGCCCTCGCTAAGGAAATTTTAAAAGCGGAGGTTTGTGTAGATAGTGTTTGCTCTCCGGCTTTGGGGGGGATTTTAGCCGGCTATGAATTGGCGCGCGCGCTGGGAGTGCGCTTTATTTTCACTGAGCGCGTGAATGGGGTAATGACCTTAAGACGAGGTTTTGAGGTCAGCGCACAAGAGCGTATTCTCATCTGTGAGGACATCGTCACCACTGGGGGTTCAGCCCTAGAGGCCATGCAGTGCGTGGAATCTTTAGGGGCGCAAGTGATCGCCTTTGCCAGTTTGGCTAATCGGGGGATTTGTGCGCGCTATGGCACACAAAACACTTCTAAAGCCACCTGCAAACTCCCTACGCACTTACCCTTTTTCTCTCTAGCAGATTTTGATTTTGCTATGTATGCTCCCAATTCCTGTCCTTTATGCGCAACTAGCAAACCCGTTAAGCCGGGCAGTCGCGGGAATGAAAAGTAG
- the fliK gene encoding flagellar hook-length control protein FliK: MALNPLTLEASKTSSKHSKAHAGGKDALTDKSAFKALLEGKKKGLKPLKASEVPHDLKSAKNKKKHDKEALDPNLLALVDAKKIPLPELNKKTHTETKEVKKDVKGLKENLEKPTLGDIKKLDNAKKLKLSTLKHEKGTPKAEAQTEKPPLSTQSLLKMKSLKDKKLSLSKSKETKASKEHTIDQKTQAHKQADLKHTPLSQLLAQPMAKSKTDPKHAPHKPLNPHFKDNATNDREIKQAFKEAFEKFPPTPLTTALTHLQGPMANKPTQEGEKEESKIAIKESSNHTHVQHSNHTDKETPKAPQIKETLKNFATELKQELQNFKPPINKLSMELHPDKLGKVEVVIQQVGKNIQVSVASSAPVSALLSAHNTELRQNLSQMGFNNVDVSFVTQDGQGFSNNPQQQQNPQQDQPHQGTLASAPPSSKEENPPPSTLEPPKSAGLYA, translated from the coding sequence GTGGCACTCAACCCTCTAACCTTAGAGGCAAGTAAAACCTCCTCCAAACATAGCAAGGCGCATGCGGGGGGCAAGGATGCGCTTACAGACAAAAGCGCGTTTAAAGCCCTTTTAGAGGGTAAAAAGAAAGGTTTAAAGCCCCTCAAAGCCTCAGAAGTCCCCCATGATCTCAAAAGTGCTAAAAATAAAAAAAAGCACGATAAAGAAGCACTTGATCCTAATTTGCTCGCCCTTGTAGATGCTAAAAAAATTCCCTTACCTGAATTGAACAAGAAAACCCACACAGAAACCAAAGAGGTTAAAAAAGACGTTAAGGGTTTAAAAGAGAATCTTGAAAAGCCTACGCTAGGAGACATTAAAAAGCTAGACAACGCCAAAAAGCTCAAACTCAGCACCCTTAAACATGAAAAGGGCACGCCTAAAGCAGAAGCACAAACAGAAAAACCCCCTCTCTCTACGCAGAGTTTACTCAAGATGAAATCTCTCAAGGATAAAAAACTCTCTTTAAGCAAGTCCAAAGAGACCAAAGCTTCCAAAGAACACACCATAGATCAAAAAACCCAAGCGCACAAACAAGCTGACCTAAAACATACGCCTCTAAGTCAATTGCTCGCACAACCCATGGCTAAGAGCAAGACAGATCCCAAACATGCCCCGCACAAACCACTAAACCCACACTTTAAAGACAACGCCACTAACGATCGCGAGATTAAACAGGCGTTTAAAGAAGCCTTTGAAAAATTCCCCCCAACTCCCCTCACTACCGCCCTCACACATCTACAAGGACCTATGGCTAATAAACCCACTCAAGAGGGGGAAAAAGAAGAATCTAAGATCGCCATCAAAGAGAGTTCTAACCACACACATGTCCAACATTCTAATCATACAGATAAGGAAACCCCCAAAGCTCCCCAGATTAAAGAAACTCTAAAGAATTTTGCTACCGAGCTCAAACAAGAGCTACAAAATTTTAAGCCCCCCATCAATAAGCTTTCTATGGAGCTCCACCCAGATAAATTGGGCAAGGTGGAGGTGGTGATCCAGCAAGTGGGGAAAAATATCCAAGTGAGTGTGGCCTCTAGCGCGCCTGTGAGCGCACTGCTCTCTGCACATAACACAGAATTACGCCAAAACCTCTCCCAAATGGGCTTTAATAATGTGGATGTGAGCTTTGTAACCCAAGATGGGCAGGGTTTTAGCAACAACCCTCAACAACAGCAAAACCCCCAACAAGATCAGCCCCATCAAGGGACATTAGCCAGCGCGCCACCCTCCAGCAAAGAGGAAAACCCACCCCCCTCCACCCTAGAGCCTCCAAAGAGTGCAGGGCTTTACGCTTAA
- a CDS encoding RDD family protein, translating to MKSRFLQTYRALYALPRLKALLVDIFMLYTPLLYFVTYVILGSAQSFREHQGAILACVGVYGLISALFVRVSGQTPGWRYVGLILVDKHGNKIGFWRALARFWLWLVVAGSLAGLFTPLFTRDKRLLHDILSGVSPKRV from the coding sequence ATGAAAAGTAGGTTTTTACAAACCTACCGCGCTTTATATGCCCTGCCTCGCCTCAAGGCTTTGCTAGTGGATATTTTCATGCTCTACACGCCACTGCTTTATTTTGTAACCTATGTGATCTTAGGGTCAGCGCAGAGTTTTAGAGAACATCAAGGTGCGATTTTAGCCTGCGTGGGGGTTTATGGCTTGATCAGTGCGTTATTTGTGCGTGTAAGTGGCCAAACTCCCGGATGGCGTTATGTGGGTTTGATCCTTGTAGATAAACATGGAAATAAGATAGGTTTTTGGCGTGCTTTGGCGCGTTTTTGGCTGTGGCTAGTGGTGGCGGGTTCGCTTGCTGGACTCTTCACCCCTCTTTTTACGCGTGATAAACGCCTTTTGCATGATATTTTGAGTGGAGTGAGTCCAAAGCGCGTTTAA
- a CDS encoding microcin C ABC transporter permease YejB, whose protein sequence is MARYILKRLWLIIPTLLGIITINFFIIQSAPGGPVEQMMAKLNGANNQEANNSSMKEKQFQASRYKGAEGMDAALYAELNKLYGFDKPIWARYVDMLKKYLVFDFGQSFYRQISVIDLIKEKLPVSISLGFFSTLLIYLISIPLGIYKARRNNSSLDVASSVVIVIANAIPAFLFAIVLIVLFASGTYWQIFPLRGLVSENFESLSALAKIKDYLWHIALPVVCMSIGGFASLTLLVKNSFLDEMGKLYILCARAKGCSEGRILYAHVFRNAMLLVIAGFPSAFLGVFFSGSLLIEVIFSLDGLGLLGFESIVNRDYPVVFASLYIFTLLGLVVNLISDLTYSFVDPRIDFDKR, encoded by the coding sequence ATGGCGCGCTACATCCTCAAAAGACTTTGGCTCATCATCCCCACTTTGCTAGGCATCATCACCATCAATTTTTTCATCATCCAAAGCGCGCCGGGGGGACCTGTGGAGCAGATGATGGCTAAACTTAACGGGGCGAATAATCAAGAAGCTAATAATAGTTCTATGAAAGAAAAACAATTCCAAGCGAGCCGTTACAAGGGCGCGGAGGGCATGGACGCTGCGCTGTATGCCGAACTCAATAAACTTTATGGTTTTGATAAGCCCATTTGGGCGCGCTATGTGGACATGCTCAAAAAATACTTGGTGTTTGATTTTGGGCAGAGTTTTTACCGCCAAATTAGCGTGATCGATCTCATTAAAGAAAAACTTCCCGTTTCAATTTCTCTAGGCTTTTTTAGCACCTTGCTTATCTATTTGATCTCAATCCCTCTAGGCATTTACAAAGCTAGACGCAATAATTCTAGCCTAGATGTGGCCAGTAGTGTGGTGATTGTGATTGCTAATGCCATTCCTGCCTTCCTCTTTGCTATTGTTTTAATTGTGCTCTTTGCCTCAGGGACTTATTGGCAGATTTTCCCCTTAAGGGGTTTGGTGAGTGAGAATTTTGAGAGTTTGAGCGCTTTAGCTAAGATCAAAGATTATCTATGGCATATCGCTTTGCCCGTAGTTTGTATGAGCATTGGGGGGTTTGCAAGCCTGACACTCTTAGTTAAAAACTCTTTTTTAGATGAAATGGGCAAGCTCTATATCTTATGTGCGCGCGCTAAAGGGTGCTCTGAGGGGCGCATTCTTTATGCCCATGTTTTTAGAAACGCGATGCTTCTAGTCATTGCCGGGTTTCCTAGCGCGTTTTTGGGCGTGTTTTTTAGTGGGAGCTTATTAATTGAGGTGATTTTTAGCCTAGATGGGTTAGGCTTGTTGGGTTTTGAGAGCATTGTCAATCGCGATTATCCGGTTGTGTTTGCCTCCTTGTATATTTTTACCTTGTTGGGCTTGGTGGTGAATTTGATAAGCGATCTGACCTATAGCTTTGTAGATCCAAGGATTGATTTTGATAAACGATAG
- the flgD gene encoding flagellar hook assembly protein FlgD, which yields MPIDLAEVTGAKAAMEKKKHEPKIANGLDKDAFMKLFLEQLKNQDPTAPMETDKIITQTAQLTQVEMQEESKKTMKEVANAMQSSKETNQSLKDFQGKLKDTLEHLDKGMDNSLKASALLTEASGRNSVTMIGKIVETDVKGINVGKGKVNFTLYFDRPIKASEGNPGVQIFDQNKQLVRTLSLKDKNGKQGYVNFEWDGLNQEGKPVKPGTYEIMAEYNLDPSSNKYLHTRIGRGEVQSVVFNKGKPMLRMGEMVLPMDSALEFYDKPNSRHEQEQHESLAHLVQAKLQEKPTTPPKKEDKPAPIASSSTNPATPHPKTPNPQEKTTQNPLASKTSPSAPQKANALPKSAPHTPNPLLNASKAPKPNPQEKSLT from the coding sequence ATGCCCATTGATTTAGCAGAAGTAACTGGGGCAAAGGCGGCGATGGAGAAAAAGAAACACGAGCCCAAGATCGCCAATGGCTTAGACAAAGACGCGTTTATGAAGTTGTTTTTAGAGCAACTTAAAAACCAAGACCCTACCGCGCCTATGGAAACAGATAAGATTATCACACAAACCGCACAGCTCACCCAAGTAGAAATGCAAGAGGAGAGCAAAAAGACCATGAAAGAGGTCGCCAATGCGATGCAATCAAGCAAGGAGACCAACCAATCGCTCAAAGACTTTCAAGGCAAACTTAAGGACACTTTGGAGCACCTAGATAAGGGCATGGACAATAGCCTTAAGGCTAGTGCGTTGCTAACAGAGGCTTCCGGGCGCAATAGTGTTACGATGATTGGTAAAATTGTAGAAACCGATGTCAAGGGAATCAATGTGGGCAAGGGCAAGGTAAACTTTACTCTTTACTTTGATCGCCCCATTAAAGCCTCTGAGGGTAACCCGGGGGTGCAAATTTTTGATCAAAACAAACAACTCGTGCGCACTCTTTCACTAAAAGATAAGAATGGCAAACAGGGGTATGTGAATTTTGAGTGGGACGGCTTGAATCAAGAAGGCAAGCCGGTCAAACCGGGCACTTATGAGATCATGGCCGAATACAATTTAGACCCTAGTAGCAATAAATACCTGCACACGCGCATTGGTAGAGGTGAGGTGCAGAGCGTGGTTTTTAACAAGGGTAAGCCAATGTTACGCATGGGAGAGATGGTTTTACCTATGGATAGCGCGCTAGAATTTTACGACAAACCCAATTCACGCCATGAGCAAGAACAGCATGAGAGTTTAGCCCACTTAGTGCAGGCAAAACTCCAAGAAAAGCCCACCACACCCCCCAAAAAAGAGGACAAGCCTGCCCCAATCGCCTCTTCTAGCACCAATCCTGCTACACCACACCCCAAAACCCCCAACCCACAAGAGAAGACAACCCAAAACCCCCTAGCCTCTAAAACTTCTCCATCTGCACCCCAAAAAGCCAATGCATTGCCCAAATCTGCCCCACACACTCCCAACCCGCTTTTAAATGCCTCTAAAGCACCTAAGCCCAACCCACAAGAGAAGAGTTTGACATGA
- the frr gene encoding ribosome recycling factor, with protein sequence MLDTIYKQTQNQMHKSLEALLRDFTTLRSGKVSISLVENVRVDYYGTPTPLNQVGSVIASDASTLSITPWEKNLLKDIERALQEANLGANPNNDGESVKLFFPPMTSEQRKEIAKEAKGMGEKAKVAVRNIRQDANNQIKKLEKDKAISEDQGKKALAEVQKITDSAIKKIEEVLKHKEEEILKI encoded by the coding sequence ATGTTAGATACCATTTACAAGCAAACTCAAAATCAAATGCATAAAAGTTTAGAGGCTTTACTCAGAGATTTCACCACTTTGCGCAGTGGCAAGGTTTCTATTAGCTTAGTAGAAAATGTGCGCGTGGATTATTATGGCACGCCCACCCCGCTTAACCAAGTGGGCTCAGTGATTGCTAGCGATGCGAGCACTTTGAGCATCACCCCTTGGGAAAAAAACTTGCTCAAAGATATTGAGCGCGCGTTACAAGAGGCAAATTTAGGAGCTAATCCTAATAATGATGGAGAGAGTGTGAAACTCTTTTTCCCCCCCATGACCTCAGAGCAACGCAAAGAAATCGCTAAAGAGGCTAAAGGAATGGGTGAAAAGGCTAAGGTCGCCGTGCGCAATATCCGCCAAGACGCTAATAACCAGATTAAAAAGCTAGAAAAAGACAAGGCCATTAGCGAAGATCAAGGCAAGAAGGCTTTAGCTGAGGTGCAAAAGATCACTGACAGCGCCATTAAAAAAATTGAGGAAGTTCTCAAACACAAAGAAGAAGAGATTTTAAAGATTTGA
- the trpS gene encoding tryptophan--tRNA ligase: MRERVFSGIQPTGGIHLGNYLGAIKQWVEWQDRYESIFCVVNAHAITTPKDPKILHEQTLQMATLLLACGIDPKKSKLFIQSQVDLHGALCWLLNCGVSMGDLSRMTQFKDKSLKSKSPLAGLFNYPVLMAADILLYQADCVPVGEDQQQHLELTRDIAMRFNKNFGTCFKIPKALIAPTGARVMGLDDPLVKMSKSHPGNLHALFLLDDPSLIAKKIKKAATDSLGVLRFDPKRPGIYNLLHIYAILSQQTPEQVEQAFEGMGYGAFKQALIEVVVEHFRPIREAYDQLSQAQDHVLQVLQEGLRAVQPIASETYQRAKTLMGLL; encoded by the coding sequence ATGAGAGAACGGGTATTTTCAGGCATACAGCCCACAGGGGGGATACATTTGGGCAATTATCTAGGGGCGATTAAGCAATGGGTGGAGTGGCAAGATCGCTATGAGAGTATTTTTTGCGTGGTGAATGCACACGCCATCACCACCCCCAAAGACCCTAAGATTCTCCATGAACAAACCTTGCAAATGGCGACTTTACTGCTGGCATGCGGGATTGATCCTAAAAAATCCAAGCTTTTTATACAAAGCCAAGTAGATTTACACGGGGCTCTGTGTTGGTTGCTTAATTGTGGGGTTTCTATGGGGGATTTGAGTCGCATGACTCAATTCAAAGATAAGAGTTTGAAGAGCAAGAGCCCTCTAGCTGGGCTTTTTAATTACCCGGTTTTGATGGCTGCAGATATTTTGCTCTATCAAGCTGATTGCGTGCCTGTGGGCGAGGATCAACAACAACACCTAGAGCTCACACGCGATATTGCCATGCGCTTTAATAAAAACTTTGGCACTTGCTTTAAAATCCCTAAGGCACTTATTGCACCTACTGGGGCGCGGGTGATGGGACTTGATGATCCTCTAGTTAAGATGAGCAAGTCGCATCCGGGCAATCTGCATGCCCTCTTTTTGCTAGACGATCCTAGCCTCATTGCCAAAAAGATCAAAAAAGCAGCCACCGATTCACTAGGCGTGTTGCGCTTTGATCCAAAACGCCCGGGCATTTATAATTTATTGCATATTTACGCCATTTTGAGCCAACAAACCCCAGAGCAAGTAGAACAAGCCTTTGAGGGGATGGGCTATGGCGCGTTTAAACAAGCCCTAATTGAGGTGGTGGTCGAGCATTTTAGACCCATTAGAGAGGCTTATGATCAATTATCTCAGGCGCAAGATCATGTCTTGCAAGTGCTCCAAGAGGGTTTAAGAGCCGTGCAGCCCATCGCCTCAGAAACTTACCAGCGGGCTAAAACTTTAATGGGCTTGTTGTGA